A genomic region of Mesobacillus jeotgali contains the following coding sequences:
- a CDS encoding YgaP family membrane protein — MNVRPNIGIINALVRITIGLTVLAWSTSKMVKRPWRDSYIFMAMLGAMKVGEGIVRYCPMTAAFEKGQDMMEQQNAEEGDSEGWIPYNPS, encoded by the coding sequence ATGAATGTTCGACCGAATATTGGAATCATCAACGCACTCGTCAGGATCACAATTGGCTTGACTGTCCTTGCCTGGTCCACTTCAAAAATGGTGAAACGTCCATGGCGCGATTCCTACATCTTCATGGCGATGTTGGGTGCGATGAAGGTAGGGGAAGGCATCGTCCGCTATTGTCCGATGACAGCTGCTTTTGAAAAGGGCCAGGATATGATGGAACAGCAGAATGCTGAAGAGGGAGATTCTGAAGGATGGATTCCTTATAACCCAAGTTAA
- a CDS encoding adenine deaminase C-terminal domain-containing protein: protein MEQRYRWKNKQLRDHAAVLDGTLSPTVLLKNATYLNQTFRKWMTANIWIYNDRIVYVGENLPENTKQCEIMDCTGIKLVPGYIEPHAHPFQLYNPHSFAAYASQTGTTTLINDNMVLALQLGKKKAFSFINELNDNPVTMYWWCRFDAQTEIQHEEEVFSNSNVRAWLEHENVVQGGELTCWPKLMNGDDMILHWMQETKRHHKKIEGHFPGASEKTLAKMMLFGADCDHEAMTGEEVRRRLMQGYMVSLRHSSIRPDLPKLLDDIHELDIAVYDRFMMTTDGASTAFYENGVIDELIRIAIEKGVPIFDAYNMATINVARYYNFEHLHGNIATGRVANINILSDEMNPTPVSVLAKGQWVKRDGEAIDAAKEMDWSEMGFEPLNMDWDLTLDDMQFSMPFGIKMENSVITKPYSISIDVSAEELSSKHDECFFMLIDRHGKWRINTMLKGFATELQGLASSFSNTGDIILIGKSKQDMMAAFNRMKEIGGGIVACENGVPVKEIPLRLQGIMSSHPVTELMAEEKKLLEYLKEKGYKFADPIYSLLFFSSTHLPYIRITQEGIYDVMKKTVLFPTIMR, encoded by the coding sequence ATGGAACAACGTTATCGATGGAAAAACAAACAATTGCGCGACCATGCTGCTGTTTTGGACGGCACCCTTTCACCAACGGTCTTATTGAAGAATGCGACATATTTGAACCAGACATTCCGCAAGTGGATGACTGCAAACATTTGGATTTACAATGACAGGATTGTGTATGTTGGTGAAAACCTGCCTGAAAATACAAAGCAATGTGAAATAATGGATTGCACCGGGATTAAGCTGGTGCCGGGATATATTGAACCTCATGCCCACCCGTTTCAACTTTATAATCCCCATTCTTTCGCTGCCTATGCATCACAGACGGGGACGACTACATTGATCAATGACAATATGGTGCTGGCTTTACAATTAGGTAAAAAGAAAGCGTTTTCTTTTATCAATGAGCTGAATGACAATCCGGTCACGATGTACTGGTGGTGCCGTTTTGATGCGCAAACCGAAATTCAGCATGAGGAAGAGGTCTTCTCCAACAGCAATGTCAGGGCCTGGCTTGAACATGAGAATGTCGTCCAGGGCGGTGAACTGACGTGCTGGCCGAAGCTGATGAACGGAGATGACATGATCCTTCACTGGATGCAGGAAACGAAGCGCCATCATAAGAAGATTGAGGGGCATTTCCCTGGTGCATCGGAAAAGACGCTGGCAAAAATGATGCTGTTCGGCGCGGATTGTGATCATGAGGCAATGACTGGCGAGGAAGTCAGAAGAAGGCTGATGCAGGGATACATGGTGTCATTGAGGCATTCATCGATCCGTCCGGATTTGCCTAAGCTGCTCGATGATATTCATGAACTGGATATTGCGGTATACGACCGTTTCATGATGACGACAGACGGAGCATCGACCGCTTTTTATGAAAATGGTGTGATCGATGAATTGATTCGCATTGCTATTGAAAAAGGCGTTCCCATCTTCGATGCTTATAATATGGCAACAATCAATGTCGCTCGTTACTATAATTTCGAGCATCTGCACGGCAATATCGCGACAGGACGGGTAGCGAACATCAACATTTTAAGTGATGAAATGAACCCGACACCTGTTTCAGTGCTGGCAAAAGGCCAGTGGGTGAAGCGTGATGGTGAAGCAATCGATGCAGCTAAAGAGATGGACTGGTCCGAAATGGGCTTCGAGCCGCTTAACATGGATTGGGATCTGACATTGGACGATATGCAATTCTCAATGCCATTCGGGATCAAGATGGAGAACTCGGTCATTACGAAGCCTTATTCGATTTCCATTGACGTTTCCGCTGAGGAATTATCGTCAAAGCATGATGAGTGCTTTTTCATGCTGATCGACCGCCATGGCAAATGGCGCATCAATACGATGCTGAAGGGCTTTGCGACAGAGTTGCAGGGGCTGGCAAGTTCGTTCTCCAATACCGGGGATATCATTTTAATTGGTAAAAGCAAGCAGGATATGATGGCTGCTTTTAACAGAATGAAGGAGATTGGCGGGGGGATTGTCGCCTGTGAAAATGGTGTGCCGGTCAAGGAGATTCCATTGAGGTTGCAGGGTATCATGTCCAGCCATCCGGTGACAGAACTGATGGCCGAGGAGAAGAAGCTGCTTGAATATTTAAAGGAAAAAGGCTATAAATTCGCCGATCCGATTTATTCATTATTATTCTTCAGTTCAACGCATTTGCCATATATCCGCATCACACAAGAGGGCATCTATGATGTGATGAAAAAAACGGTACTCTTTCCAACGATAATGCGTTAA
- a CDS encoding DUF3048 domain-containing protein: MRKKWIAVLAAAIVLTAGCSSKETEKKEATEHKEKVIEVDEVVAPEELPYQFPLTGVGTAEESSDRAVAVVVNNHPKARPQSGLHKADVVHEVLAEGDVTRFVAIFQSEKPEKIGPVRSAREYFIGLASGFDSFFIAHGYSPEAKEMLERGAIDNINGMQYDGTLFKRADFRKAPHNSYITYKNIVKGAETRGYALDEAPAPAVFLSSEEAGQLEGTPAEEFMVKYGSPSFDAIYEYDTAEQKYHRFNGSEETVDLETKDPVLLDNILVVQMDHQVIDSAGRRVIDMDSGGKGYLFQKGKVNEIQWKNEAGRITPYKDGVKAGFVPGKTWINIVPSISDVSFDSQQ; the protein is encoded by the coding sequence ATGAGAAAAAAATGGATCGCTGTGCTTGCGGCCGCGATTGTGCTTACGGCAGGGTGCAGCAGTAAAGAGACAGAGAAAAAAGAAGCAACAGAACATAAAGAAAAAGTGATTGAAGTAGATGAGGTTGTCGCTCCGGAGGAACTGCCGTATCAGTTCCCGCTGACCGGAGTCGGTACTGCCGAGGAGAGTTCTGACCGGGCGGTGGCCGTGGTAGTCAATAACCATCCAAAGGCGCGTCCGCAATCCGGCCTTCACAAAGCTGACGTGGTTCATGAGGTCCTTGCAGAAGGAGACGTTACAAGGTTCGTGGCGATTTTCCAGAGCGAAAAGCCCGAAAAAATAGGACCGGTTCGCAGTGCGAGGGAATACTTTATCGGCCTGGCATCCGGGTTTGACAGCTTCTTCATCGCCCATGGCTATAGCCCTGAAGCGAAGGAAATGCTTGAACGCGGAGCGATTGATAACATCAACGGAATGCAATATGACGGAACACTGTTCAAGCGGGCCGATTTCCGGAAGGCGCCTCATAATTCTTATATCACCTATAAGAATATTGTGAAGGGAGCGGAAACGAGAGGCTACGCACTTGATGAAGCACCGGCTCCTGCAGTATTCTTGAGCAGTGAGGAAGCTGGACAGCTGGAAGGTACTCCGGCAGAAGAATTCATGGTGAAGTACGGTTCGCCGTCGTTTGATGCGATTTATGAATACGACACGGCTGAGCAGAAATACCACCGTTTTAATGGCAGTGAGGAAACAGTTGACCTTGAAACGAAGGATCCTGTTCTGCTCGACAATATCCTTGTCGTGCAAATGGACCATCAGGTAATTGATAGTGCAGGCCGCAGGGTTATCGATATGGATTCGGGCGGCAAGGGATATCTGTTCCAAAAAGGCAAAGTGAATGAGATACAATGGAAAAATGAAGCTGGCAGGATCACCCCTTATAAGGATGGGGTAAAAGCTGGTTTCGTTCCCGGGAAAACATGGATCAACATTGTCCCATCAATCAGCGATGTCTCATTCGACTCTCAACAATAA